One stretch of Carcharodon carcharias isolate sCarCar2 chromosome 20, sCarCar2.pri, whole genome shotgun sequence DNA includes these proteins:
- the LOC121292320 gene encoding photoreceptor outer segment membrane glycoprotein 2-like → MAVLRVKFTKSKRDKLAQVLWILNWVSVMMGLVLISLGIFLKMEIRKRSKVMASQGTDSVPNMLIAVGAIACGINFLGGKICHDCSDNNRFTRWRLVILPYIICTFFFTFCILVGALMCYTMRSTLEESLYLGLKQAMSFYKDTDAPGWCFMKTTMDELHFEFRCCGNNGFRDWFEIQWISTRYLDMNSKDVQDRLKSNVNGKYLLDGIPFSCCNYNSPRPCIQRQLTNNTAHYNYDYVTEELNHWTTGCRQALLDYYTQIMQSIGFSVLIIWLFEVSVLIGVRYLQTAMENVFLQDDPECESEGWLLENDFVEKAKANFNITKNLHKVDQISTISGVEDPNLDVKKAAYGPDNIPLKAFPIAS, encoded by the exons ATGGCAGTTCTACGAGTAAAATTCACCAAGAGCAAAAGGGACAAACTGGCCCAAGTGTTGTGGATCTTAAACTGGGTGTCAGTTATGATGGGTCTGGTTTTGATCAGCTTGGGAATTTTTCTGAAAATGGAGATCAGGAAACGCAGCAAAGTGATGGCCAGCCAAGGGACGGATTCTGTGCCGAACATGCTGATAGCTGTGGGAGCCATTGCCTGTGGCATCAATTTCCTTGGGGGCAAGATCTGCCATGATTGTTCGGACAACAACAGGTTCACCCGTTGGAGGCTGGTCATCCTTCCTTACATCATCTGCACCTTTTTCTTCACCTTCTGCATCCTTGTTGGCGCCTTGATGTGctacacaatgaggagcacgctgGAGGAATCACTCTATCTGGGCCTAAAGCAAGCCATGAGCTTTTACAAGGACACCGATGCACCGGGATGGTGCTTCATGAAGACGACCATGGATGAGCTGCATTTTGAGTTCCGCTGCTGTGGGAACAACGGTTTTAGAGACTGGTTTGAGATCCAGTGGATCAGCACACGCTATTTGGACATGAACTCAAAAGATGTTCAGGA CCGTTTGAAGAGTAACGTGAATGGGAAGTACTTGTTGGACGGTATTCCCTTCAGTTGCTGCAACTACAACTCTCCCCGCCCTTGTATCCAACGTCAACTCACCAACAACACCGCTCATTACAACTATGACTACGTGACAGAAGAGCTCAACCACTGGACAACAGGTTGCAGACAGGCACTGTTGGATTATTACACCCAGATCATGCAATCCATAGGATTCTCTGTGCTCATCATTTGGCTTTTTGAG GTTTCAGTTCTCATTGGTGTCAGGTACCTCCAGACTGCAATGGAAAATGTCTTCCTTCAAGATGACCCTGAGTGTGAGTCAGAGGGCTGGCTACTGGAGAACGACTTTGTAGAAAAAGCCAAAGCAAatttcaacatcaccaaaaacctGCACAAGGTTGATCAGATATCCACCATCTCGGGAGTGGAAGATCCCAATTTGGATGTTAAAAAAGCTGCGTATGGACCTGACAACATTCCACTCAAAGCCTTCCCCATTGCCAGTTAA